In Piliocolobus tephrosceles isolate RC106 chromosome 5, ASM277652v3, whole genome shotgun sequence, a single genomic region encodes these proteins:
- the LOC111538634 gene encoding uncharacterized protein LOC111538634 yields the protein MCSPRRLRSRGTHTGSPRISPGSRWASAPLRSWRSWTPRLSRPPRKRDWATRLGSGRGQSRNRGPSQRESRGQAPRGCRGPRQSVALRHKVRGQGGPGVRSGTGIAAGRGFRAALGAATVAGAGAGAVAIPGVGGGRRSPARGGNPGDPVCWRHCHTDCLEAPLFFQWPGWQVDAHHWIVLLAPMMLMAALGTGFLHLPKDEEGDLEEQCTGGEPGQGGETLCAGAISPPTIPTASPPPGGAPRPVSPGFWWAPTAVSTASTAGTGHLCEVSKLDSTMQDLRVAQGNGSQIQFE from the exons ATGTGCTCCCCACGCCGCCTGCGCTCCAGGGGCACTCACACAGGCTCCCCTAGAATTTCTCCAGGAAGCCGTTGG GCTTCAGCTCCTCTAAGGTCGTGGCGCAGCTGGACGCCGAGACTGAGTCGGCCGCCCAGGAAGCGGGACTGGGCAACAAGGCTGGGGTCTGGCCGGGGTCAGAGCCGAAACCGGGGTCCGAGTCAGAGGGAAAGCCGGGGCCAGGCTCCAAGGGGCTGCAGGGGTCCCAGACAGAGCGTAGCTCTACGCCACAAGGTTCGAGGCCAGGGAGGTCCCGGAGTCCGATCAGGAACCGGAATCGCTGCCGGGCGGGGCTTCAGGGCAGCCCTCGGAGCGGCGACCGTCGCTGGTGCAGGGGCAGGGGCCGTAGCCATCCCGGGCGTTGGAGGGGGACGACGCTCCCCTGCCAGAGGTGGAAACCCCGGGGATCCGGTCTGCTGGCGCCACTGCCACACCGACTGCCTGGAGGCGCCGCTCTTCTTCCAGTGGCCGGGGTGGCAGGTGGACGCGCACCACTGGATCGTCCTGCTGGCGCCCATGATGCTGATGGCCGCGCTGGGCACCGGCTTCCTTCACCTGCCCAAGGACGAAGAGGGAGATCTGGAGGAGCAGTGCACCGGTGGGGAGCCGGGCCAAGGCGGAGAGACGCTTTGTGCAGGGGCTATTTCACCACCAACGATTCCTACCGCCTCTCCGCCTCCAGGAGGTGCACCCAGGCCAGTTTCACCTGGATTCTGGTGGGCTCCCACAGCAGTTTCCACGGCTTCCACTGCCGGAACCGGACATCTTTGCGAAGTCAGTAAATTGGACAGCACGATGCAGGATCTACGTGTGGCACAGGGAAATGGAAGCCAGATCCAGTTCGAGTAG